A region of Dermabacter vaginalis DNA encodes the following proteins:
- a CDS encoding L,D-transpeptidase family protein: MSNIPVTHASAPKKRGRTLLLLLVAIAVVIALVVTGGSFAYAKQFEGKALPGTTVSGADVSGKTAEEIRAIVEKDTSGVKVTVEAGGEHTTVPLEEVGARIDVDKTVEKALSRDSSIPSVVSAALSGKHDVTPVVTVDEEKARAYAESLVPENEVEPVDAEIVQDDDTKEFSVVESKAGKGVDPSEFVASVKKNAPELKDFTVTQKFTSIEPQLDTAKANETIETLEGMLKSSMVVTGPEDKTFEVKRKDRLGFVSITPNDKGDNFEINIDQEKVDTYVGKIAGKVATTKKDGIVEVAEDGSRTEVSPGKDGVKVTNQKDITEKLTHALSSGENLDIAMTTEVEKAEVKEKKVEKAPVDPEKVPSELPSYAPAEAHNGEKWIDINLANKTVTAYVGDKAVWGPVSVVDGGKGTETPTGEYEIWHRTEVQNMGCTPRYDYCTKGVKYNQFFHKGYALHSAPWRSSFGYSGSHGCINMRMKDAKWLFEWASLGTKVVSHR, from the coding sequence ATGTCGAACATCCCCGTGACACACGCCAGCGCCCCCAAGAAGCGCGGCCGCACGCTTCTCCTCCTACTCGTTGCCATTGCTGTCGTGATCGCGCTCGTCGTGACCGGCGGCTCGTTCGCTTACGCCAAACAGTTCGAAGGCAAGGCTCTGCCCGGCACGACCGTGAGCGGAGCCGACGTTTCAGGCAAGACCGCCGAGGAAATCCGCGCCATCGTCGAGAAGGACACGAGCGGCGTGAAGGTCACCGTTGAAGCGGGTGGCGAACACACAACGGTACCGCTCGAAGAAGTGGGCGCTCGCATCGACGTTGACAAGACCGTCGAAAAAGCTCTTTCTCGCGATTCGAGTATCCCTTCGGTTGTGAGCGCAGCGCTGAGCGGCAAGCACGATGTCACCCCCGTTGTCACCGTGGATGAAGAAAAGGCTCGCGCCTACGCCGAGTCGCTCGTCCCTGAAAACGAGGTCGAGCCGGTCGACGCAGAAATCGTGCAAGACGACGACACCAAGGAATTCTCCGTAGTCGAGTCGAAGGCTGGCAAGGGTGTCGACCCCTCTGAGTTCGTCGCAAGCGTGAAGAAGAATGCGCCCGAGCTCAAGGATTTCACCGTGACCCAGAAGTTCACGAGCATCGAGCCTCAGCTCGACACCGCCAAGGCCAATGAGACGATTGAGACTCTCGAGGGCATGCTCAAGAGCTCGATGGTCGTGACCGGCCCGGAAGACAAGACCTTCGAGGTCAAGCGCAAGGACCGCCTAGGTTTCGTGTCGATCACCCCGAACGACAAGGGCGACAACTTCGAGATCAACATCGATCAAGAAAAAGTTGACACGTACGTCGGGAAGATCGCCGGCAAGGTTGCCACGACGAAGAAGGACGGCATCGTCGAGGTCGCCGAGGACGGCTCACGCACCGAGGTCTCCCCCGGCAAGGATGGCGTCAAGGTCACGAACCAGAAGGACATCACCGAAAAGCTGACTCACGCACTTTCCTCGGGTGAGAACCTCGATATCGCCATGACCACCGAGGTCGAGAAGGCCGAGGTCAAGGAAAAGAAGGTCGAGAAGGCGCCCGTGGACCCCGAGAAGGTTCCCAGCGAGCTTCCCTCCTACGCTCCCGCCGAGGCCCACAACGGCGAGAAGTGGATCGATATCAACCTCGCGAACAAAACCGTGACCGCCTACGTGGGCGACAAGGCTGTGTGGGGCCCCGTCTCCGTCGTGGATGGCGGCAAGGGCACCGAAACGCCCACGGGTGAGTACGAGATCTGGCACCGTACCGAGGTGCAGAACATGGGCTGCACGCCGCGGTACGACTACTGCACGAAGGGCGTCAAGTACAACCAGTTCTTCCACAAGGGGTACGCACTCCACTCGGCACCGTGGCGCTCGAGCTTCGGTTACTCCGGCTCACACGGTTGCATCAACATGCGTATGAAGGACGCCAAGTGGCTGTTCGAGTGGGCAAGCCTCGGAACGAAGGTCGTCTCGCACCGCTAA
- a CDS encoding bifunctional riboflavin kinase/FAD synthetase, producing MNEVTPSRVWHDPNEVPSQLAPGVVTIGNFDGVHRGHRRVIDSLISYANAHDLVPRALTFHPHPRHVMTGSEQPMLITGYEDRNALVCAAGVADLLDVHFTLDFAQLTAEDFVREYLVELLGARAVVLGRDSRFGRRNEGDFQTMVDLGEKYGFEVVSVEELGADLGGDAETGERISSSLIRECLLAGNTPEAARMLGRWHTVRDTVRHGFKRGRELGFPTANFSAHPCGAVPIDGVYAGYFSVLDGDRFLDRVPATISVGTNPTFEEGPAHRIVETYVLGSHEYELYDRQVQVEFVERLRPTLAFDGIDALIDQMRRDVAVTRSTLAAHADPRW from the coding sequence GTGAACGAAGTGACCCCCTCGCGCGTGTGGCATGACCCCAACGAGGTGCCGAGCCAGCTCGCGCCTGGCGTCGTGACAATCGGCAACTTCGATGGTGTGCACCGCGGCCACCGCCGCGTGATTGACTCTCTCATTTCCTACGCCAATGCTCACGACCTTGTGCCACGGGCTCTCACGTTCCACCCGCACCCCCGGCATGTGATGACCGGCAGCGAGCAGCCGATGCTCATCACGGGCTACGAGGATCGCAATGCTCTCGTGTGTGCGGCGGGCGTTGCCGACCTCCTCGACGTGCATTTCACGCTCGACTTCGCGCAGCTCACCGCTGAGGACTTCGTGCGCGAGTATCTCGTGGAGCTCCTTGGTGCACGCGCAGTCGTCCTTGGTAGGGACTCGCGCTTTGGGCGGCGCAACGAGGGCGATTTTCAAACGATGGTCGATCTCGGCGAGAAATACGGCTTCGAGGTTGTCAGTGTCGAGGAACTTGGCGCGGATCTCGGGGGAGACGCGGAGACGGGGGAGCGCATCTCGTCGTCTCTCATTCGCGAGTGCCTCCTTGCTGGCAACACTCCCGAGGCTGCACGCATGCTTGGCCGCTGGCACACGGTACGCGACACCGTGCGTCATGGTTTCAAGCGAGGTCGCGAGCTCGGTTTTCCCACGGCGAACTTCAGTGCGCACCCGTGCGGCGCCGTGCCCATCGACGGCGTATACGCGGGCTACTTTTCGGTACTCGATGGCGATCGCTTCCTCGATCGCGTTCCCGCCACCATTTCGGTGGGCACGAACCCCACGTTTGAGGAAGGGCCCGCGCATCGGATCGTGGAAACCTACGTGCTCGGGTCTCATGAGTACGAGCTTTACGACCGGCAGGTGCAAGTGGAGTTCGTCGAGCGGCTAAGGCCGACGCTTGCCTTTGACGGCATCGACGCCCTCATCGACCAGATGC